GCTGAAAAATATCAAAGAGAATTACAAGAAAAAAATCAGGACATAAAACCCGATCCTGATGAAATTATTTTTGAAAACGTATTTCCGTTATATGGGCAATCAGATATTAAGGGCTCCTCATTGGCAAGAAATAATGCTATTAAAGAAGATTTGGCCACACAGCTTATGCTAACAATTAATGTATTGAGTGAGGCCTATAAAAAAGAAAAATTGCCCATTTATGAAGAACTTACTTTTAGAGTAAGCGAATACCTGAATGAAGTAAATTCCGGATTAAAAGCCGGTGATGAAATCAGCATATTAAACTTCTTAAAACGAGATATTTATCCGGTATTTAAACACGCAAAAAGAAATCATAAACCTTTGAGAAAAGAAGTTGACAAGTACATGGAACGTCTGGATGATAATTTGCATGTTATATATGAAAAACGAAAGAATTATGAAAACAGCGTTACCATGTTAAATGACCCGTCCTGAAATATGTATACAAAAAACAACAAGTATATGTATAAAAATGATGGATATGTAAGACGTTATAGTGAGAGTTTTAAACTCAAAGTATTAGCAGAACTTACCAAAGGAAACCATTCCAAAAGACAAATTGCCTTAACTTACGGCATACAATCTAGTACGATAAACGTATGGATTAAAAAATATGACCGTAAAGATTTAATGAACACCCGTGTAACCGTGCAAACAGACGACGAATTATCCCGTATTAAAGCCCTTCAAAAAGAGCTAAAACAACTCAAAGATCTTCTTATTAAAAAGGATCTAGATAAACTTGTGAATGATAGTTATCTTGAAGTAGCTGCTGAAAATCTTGGCTATAAAAATGTTGAAGAATTAAAAAAAAACTTAAACATAAAGCCTTAATGAAAATAGCACCGATTAATAGAAAAAAAAGAAGGTACGCCATCGCTACTATTTGTAATGCTTTCGAGTTAAAAAGAGATGCTTATTACAAATATCAAAAAAGGTTTGTTCTTAAAAAACAAATAGAACAAAATGTAATAATGCTTGTTAAAAAAAGCAGGAAAACATTACCCAGAGAAGGTACTAGAAAGCTAATGAAATCCTTACATAATGATTTTAGGAAACAGAATATAAATATAGGTAGAGACCAGTTATTTAGAATCTTAAAAGAAAATAATTTGTTAATTAGAAGGAAAAAATATTCTTCTAAAACAACCAACTCTTACCATCGTTTTTATAAATATAAAAATATCATAAAAGACCTGATCATTAATAGACCTAACCAAGTTTGGGCTTCGGATATTACCTATATAAGAACTATAAATGGATTTTGTTATTTAGCACTTATTACTGATATGTATTCAAGAAAAATAGTAGGCTATGATATTAGTGATAGTTTAGAACTTAAAGGCTGTGTTAGAGCTTTAAATAAAGCTATTTATCAAACTAAAAATACCGAAGAAATCATACATCATTCTGATAGAGGAATACAATATTGTAGCAATGTTTATACTCAAATTTTGAAAAGAAAAAAGATACAAATCAGTATGACCCAAGAAAATCATTGCTACGAAAACGCAATGGCCGAAAGAGTTAACGGAATTTTAAAAGATGAATTCTTCCTCGACCAAACATTTACAAATATCAATCACGCCAAAAAAGCAACAAAAAATGCAATCAAATTATATAATAATAAAAGATTACATTTATCTTTAGATTATAAAACACCTAATTACGTGCACAAAAATGTAGCATAAATTTTAATAATTAACTGTAGCCCTATTTTAGGACGAGACAAAATGATAAATTAGCCAAATACATAGATAAGCAACAAATAGAGGCTCAAAAAATGTTTCCACATTATTTTGAGCGTTATAAAACTGATGGTGTTGAGTATAATATATATATTGGACAATCTCTGGTTAAAAATAAATCATACGATCCGCTGTATTTATATAATCTGCGCCTGTGGCAATTACAGATGATGTGCCAAATAGAAAATGTCGCACATACAGCGAGGAAAGAAATGGAGCACGATTTACAAGTAGCTTCATTAATATTGGTACACAGCAATCCGTTAGCTATTAAATTTAGAATGGATGAAAAACAATTTGATGTGGACGGAGCCTACAATATCCGATATGAAATTATCAAAAAGCGTATTGACAAAGCACATATCAAAGGCAGTAATGAGCGCTTAACAACTCCCGGAAAGATTGCAATTGTATACTCTCAGGATAAAGATGCCAAAGAATACCTAAAATATATAAAATTCTTACAGTCTAAAAAACGATTAGGGGTTATTGAAAAATTAGAACTCGAAGATTTACAAGGAGTCTCTGGACTAAAAGCACTACGTGTAGAAGTAGTATATTATGACGATTTTGATGAATCTCATACGATTACTTTACAAGATCTGATTAAAGAAATAGAAAATTAAAAAACATATATTGAACTCATTTAAACTTTTTCAATTTGCTAAAAAATTACTGTTTTCCGCTCTGTTTTTGTCTTTTTTTCCTTCCGTAGCGCTGCTATGCAACTCAAAAAAGCCTTCAACAGCCCTAAAAACTTCTAATTTTCGCTTAAATCCAAAAAGTTTAAATGAATTCATTATTGTGTGCCCTGCATCTTAAAGGCAACTGCAAAAACAATTATAGAAATCACGATGCCTATAATGAACACGGTATAAGTAATTCTTAATATTTTATATTTTTTATCCAAAACCTTTCCCAAAAAATACAAATCTTTTTTCATAGAAGAATATAAATAATCTCTGTCTTCCATCATTTCTCCCATTGCCCATTCAAAATCATCCAGACCCATTTTATGAAAGTTACCGAAAAACAATAAGTTCACTTTTTTATTTCTCACATCTTCTTTCGTAAACTTTCCACTAGTTATGTTAGGGCGAGTTGCCAAGACAGACAAAATCATAGAAGCAACGGTAAATAACACGAAAATTATGGTAGGGAAAATCAAGTACTGATTAGACGGATTATCCAACTTAGACACTAAGTTAGAGAGCACTAATGAAACAATAATCGCATTAACGGACAGTAAAATATTTGCCTTTGTATCTGCAATATCACTTAACGTAATGTGATTTCGTAATGTAACCCGAAACATTGTCTCAATGCCCCGTTCCGGCAATTTTGCTTTCTTCTTTTTTAAAGCCAACTCCTCAGCTTGTTTCTTTACTTTTTTATCTTCTTTTTCCTGTTTTGTCAGAGATTTAAAAAGCAGCGCCAGATTTTTATCTTTTCCAGATTGCCAATTTTCCAAAGCAAAATCCGTATAAAAACGATGGTGCTTAGTGAAAAACGAAATATTTTCTTCTATCCAAGCTGTATTTTTATATGTTTTTCCTAATATATTTTCCCATTCGTGTCTCAATAATTCACTTATTTGAGAATAGTTTTTATCTTGAAAATGAGAACAATCGGCATCTTTAATTATTTTTTCAGACAAAGTGACAGGTTCATATCCCATTTTAGTTGCCATGATTAAAGAAAATACTTCATCCTTAAAATCATCAGAAACCAATTGTTGTTTTAAAAAATCTTTAGCAATCTCAACGCTTTCCTCTTCATGATTATCCTTACTTTTTGTGTAACCCGTATCATGGAACCACGCAGCAATAATTAATTTTACAGCACTGTCTTCAGTTACTTTTTCGCCTTCAATAATCTCTTTAGTGGCAGCAACTACACGTTGTGTATGGCTTAAATTATGGTACATAAAATCATGTGGCAACATATCATTTAATAATGACGAAACAAATTTTTCTGTTTCTAAAATGAGTTCTTCCATAAAGTAAGTATTTTTGCTAAAGTAAAAATAAATTTTTTGATAAATTGAATGCCGTTTAGAGACCTAAAAGAATCATTAGAACATTTTCTCAATTTTTGAATTTTTGATTTTTTGATTTTTTTAATTCATTGAGACCTTTGAATTGATTTGGCAAAAAAGTTCGATGCCCGAAGGAAATTTTGAACCCGAAGTAACCCATTGGTTTTGAGGATTTAAAATTTTCGAGAAGAAAGAAATTTGAAGCCAAATCAATTTCAATACGGAATATATCTCTATTCTGAAAAGGTCTCTCATTACTAATAAAGATTATTAAGTGTCATAACCAACAATCAAATCTAATAATTTACACTTGTAATAAATTAAGGGATATAGCGTCTAAAGTTAGACTCATAAATGAGTAACTTAGCTCAAAATAGTCTATTATGATTACATGGAAAAATATTATTCATTATACCACAAAAGAAAACCTCACTCCCACTCACCGTATTGAAAAATCAAATGATGAGTGGAAAAGCATATTAACCCCTGAGCAGTATAGAATTACCCGCTTAAAAGGAACCGAAAGGCCTTATACCGGGCAGTTATGTTCTATCTTTGATGCAGGAGTTTATCAATGTGTATGTTGTAAAGCCGATTTATTTGATGCCTCTATTAAATATGATTCAAGCTCAGGCTGGCCGAGTTTTACACAACCTATTCGGGAAAATGCCATTCAGTATTGCAAAGACACATCTCATGGAATGGTCCGTGTTGAAGTATTGTGTAATACTTGTGACGCGCATTTGGGACATGTATTTCCCGATGGTCCGGAGCCTGGCGGACTGCGCTATTGCATCAATTCGGAATCAATGATTTTAAAAAATAATATGTCATGAACAAGAATATACAAACAGCAACTATCGGTGGCGGATGCTTTTGGTGTACAGAAGCTATTTTTTTAAGAGTAAAAGGAGTAGAAAAAGTTGTTTCCGGATATGCCGGTGGAAATGCTCCCGGAAAACCGGCATACAGAGAAGTTTGTACCGGGCTAACCGGACATGCGGAGGTCATTCAGATTCGTTTTGATGCGGATATTATTTCTTATGAAGATATCTTAATTATTTTTATGACCACACACGATCCCACGCAATTAAACAGACAGGGAGCGGATATAGGGACGCAATATCGTTCTGTTATTTTTTATCACGATGCACAACAAAAAGCAACAGCACATAAAGTCTTATTGGATTTGGCTTCTTATTTTGACAGCCCTATTGTAACAGAGATAAGCGCATTACCTACATTTTATAAAGCTGAAGATTACCATCAGGATTACTATAGTAATAATCAGGAACAAAGCTATTGCAGCTTTGTCATTACACCAAAATTACAAAAACTGAAAAAGCACTATGCCGATAAATTAATTTAAGATTTCTGTTAACCTTTAAAAACGTTGAACCTCAATACCGTACATCATTTTACAAACCTGTTACCTGCTGATCCAAATCCTGAAAATACAAGAAGGCAAGTATCGGAAACTTGTTTTTCATATGTGATGCCTAAAAAAACAACCGCTCCAAAACTCATTCATGTATCGGATGAAATGATGAATGCGTTGGGAATCTCGGAAAAAGATGCCAAATCAAAAGCATTTTTAGATGTAATGACAGGAAATAAAATACTTCAAAATACAAAACCCTTTGCTATGTGTTACGGAGGACATCAGTTTGGGCATTGGGCCGGGCAGCTGGGAGACGGTAGGGCGATCAACTTAACAGAAATCGAGTATCATAACAAAATATGGATGCTTCAATTGAAAGGAGCTGGAGAGACTCCATATTCAAGGACAGCAGATGGTTTGGCAGTACTTCGATCTTCCATCAGAGAATATTTATGTAGTGAAGCTATGTATCATTTGGGCATCCCCACTACAAGGGCTTTATCATTAAGCTTGTCCGGAGATGATGTTTTGCGTGATATCATGTATGACGGAAATCCCGCTTATGAAAAAGGAGCTATCGTATCCAGAGTAGCTACATCCTTTTTACGTTTTGGGAGCTACGAAATTTTTGCAGCAAAAAACGATATAAAAAATTTAAAATTACTCGTCGACTATACCATAGAGAACCTTTTTCCCGAGTTGGGAATACCTTCTAAAGAAACCTATCTCTCTTTTTTTAAAGAAGTTGTCAGGCGTACTTTAACCATGATCATTCATTGGCAACGTGTGGGGTTTGTTCACGGAGTCATGAACACGGATAATATGTCTATTTTAGGATTAACCATAGATTATGGTCCGTATGGTTGGTTAGAAGGCTTTGATCTTAGCTGGACACCCAATACAACAGATAAAGAACATAAAAGATATCGTTATGGAAATCAGCCTAATATTGGACTATGGAATCTATATCAATTGGCAAATGCATTATATCCTTTAATTGGAGAAGCAAAACCGTTAGAGGATATTTTAGAATGGTATAAGGCTAATTTTGAGAAACAATCTTTAGAGATGATGCGCTCTAAATTGGGTTTATACACTAAAGAGGAAAATGATGCTAAACTCATTAAAAAATTGGAAACTATATTACAGTTAACCGAAACGGATATGACTCTTTTTTTTAGAAATTTGTCAAAGGTGAAAAAAGAAAAAACAACTCGTATAAATCTTATTGCAGATGCTTTCTATGAAGATTCTATTTCAGGTGAATTAACTCAAAAATGGGAAACCTGGTTAAAAACATATCAAGAAAGATTACAAAAAGAGATTGTGAATGATAGTGAACGTCAATTGAAAATGAATACGGTAAACCCCAAATATGTACTAAGAAATTATATGGCACAATTAGCCATTGATGAAGCTGAAAAAGGAGCATATACACTTATTGATGAATTATTTCAGTTATTGAAGCATCCGTATGACGAACAACCAAGTGCTGAAAAATGGTATGCAAAAAGGCCCGAATGGGCAAGAACTAAAATAGGCTGTTCCATGTTATCTTGCAGCTCATAATATCTAAAAACAGAAAAAATGAAAAGTAATAAGCTAACCATAAAAAATAGAAAAGGGTTCATGTTAAATGCTTTCTTAGAGTTGCCGGCCAATCAAAAGCCTAATTACTATGCTATTTTTGCGCATTGTTTTACTTGCAGCGCAAGACTGTCTGCAGTTAAAAATATCAGTCGATCGATCGCGAAAGCAGGTTTTGGAGTTATTCGGTTTGACTTTACAGGTTTGGGAAGAAGTGAAGGAGAATTTGCAGATAGTTATTTTTCTGCCAATGTAAATGATTTAATCGACGTACACCGTTTTATTACCAAACAATACAATGCGCCCTCTTTATTGGTTGGACATTCTCTGGGGGGTGCTGCTGTTTTGGTAGCTGCATCTATGTTAAATGATATTAAAGCTGTTGCTACAGTAGGGGCTCCTGCAAGTGTAAGCCACGTAAAACATTTATTTTCTCACGATATCAATAAAATTCCGGACCAAGGAAATATAGAAGTAAACATTGGCGGAAGACCCTTTAATATTAATAAAGAT
This window of the Flavobacteriaceae bacterium genome carries:
- a CDS encoding transposase translates to MYKNDGYVRRYSESFKLKVLAELTKGNHSKRQIALTYGIQSSTINVWIKKYDRKDLMNTRVTVQTDDELSRIKALQKELKQLKDLLIKKDLDKLVNDSYLEVAAENLGYKNVEELKKNLNIKP
- a CDS encoding IS3 family transposase, yielding MKIAPINRKKRRYAIATICNAFELKRDAYYKYQKRFVLKKQIEQNVIMLVKKSRKTLPREGTRKLMKSLHNDFRKQNINIGRDQLFRILKENNLLIRRKKYSSKTTNSYHRFYKYKNIIKDLIINRPNQVWASDITYIRTINGFCYLALITDMYSRKIVGYDISDSLELKGCVRALNKAIYQTKNTEEIIHHSDRGIQYCSNVYTQILKRKKIQISMTQENHCYENAMAERVNGILKDEFFLDQTFTNINHAKKATKNAIKLYNNKRLHLSLDYKTPNYVHKNVA
- a CDS encoding HD domain-containing protein, encoding MEELILETEKFVSSLLNDMLPHDFMYHNLSHTQRVVAATKEIIEGEKVTEDSAVKLIIAAWFHDTGYTKSKDNHEEESVEIAKDFLKQQLVSDDFKDEVFSLIMATKMGYEPVTLSEKIIKDADCSHFQDKNYSQISELLRHEWENILGKTYKNTAWIEENISFFTKHHRFYTDFALENWQSGKDKNLALLFKSLTKQEKEDKKVKKQAEELALKKKKAKLPERGIETMFRVTLRNHITLSDIADTKANILLSVNAIIVSLVLSNLVSKLDNPSNQYLIFPTIIFVLFTVASMILSVLATRPNITSGKFTKEDVRNKKVNLLFFGNFHKMGLDDFEWAMGEMMEDRDYLYSSMKKDLYFLGKVLDKKYKILRITYTVFIIGIVISIIVFAVAFKMQGTQ
- the msrB gene encoding peptide-methionine (R)-S-oxide reductase MsrB, which translates into the protein MITWKNIIHYTTKENLTPTHRIEKSNDEWKSILTPEQYRITRLKGTERPYTGQLCSIFDAGVYQCVCCKADLFDASIKYDSSSGWPSFTQPIRENAIQYCKDTSHGMVRVEVLCNTCDAHLGHVFPDGPEPGGLRYCINSESMILKNNMS
- the msrA gene encoding peptide-methionine (S)-S-oxide reductase MsrA; the encoded protein is MNKNIQTATIGGGCFWCTEAIFLRVKGVEKVVSGYAGGNAPGKPAYREVCTGLTGHAEVIQIRFDADIISYEDILIIFMTTHDPTQLNRQGADIGTQYRSVIFYHDAQQKATAHKVLLDLASYFDSPIVTEISALPTFYKAEDYHQDYYSNNQEQSYCSFVITPKLQKLKKHYADKLI
- a CDS encoding YdiU family protein, whose product is MNLNTVHHFTNLLPADPNPENTRRQVSETCFSYVMPKKTTAPKLIHVSDEMMNALGISEKDAKSKAFLDVMTGNKILQNTKPFAMCYGGHQFGHWAGQLGDGRAINLTEIEYHNKIWMLQLKGAGETPYSRTADGLAVLRSSIREYLCSEAMYHLGIPTTRALSLSLSGDDVLRDIMYDGNPAYEKGAIVSRVATSFLRFGSYEIFAAKNDIKNLKLLVDYTIENLFPELGIPSKETYLSFFKEVVRRTLTMIIHWQRVGFVHGVMNTDNMSILGLTIDYGPYGWLEGFDLSWTPNTTDKEHKRYRYGNQPNIGLWNLYQLANALYPLIGEAKPLEDILEWYKANFEKQSLEMMRSKLGLYTKEENDAKLIKKLETILQLTETDMTLFFRNLSKVKKEKTTRINLIADAFYEDSISGELTQKWETWLKTYQERLQKEIVNDSERQLKMNTVNPKYVLRNYMAQLAIDEAEKGAYTLIDELFQLLKHPYDEQPSAEKWYAKRPEWARTKIGCSMLSCSS